Proteins encoded within one genomic window of Schaalia sp. HMT-172:
- a CDS encoding YdcF family protein yields the protein MGEELTPLLRARVDRAYDLWVAQGRQATLVPSGGQGADEVISEAEAMARYLRSLGVPDSQIVLEDASTTTWENLINSRDLIAGLTEEDSPRSVLVTSDYHVFRPAMYARAVGFNADGLGSKTAFYYFSTAFIREFIAISRKYWWPYAVIMGLWALATVAIYALAVLR from the coding sequence ATGGGAGAGGAGCTGACCCCTCTTCTACGCGCCCGCGTTGATCGGGCCTACGACCTATGGGTTGCGCAGGGCAGACAGGCCACCCTCGTGCCATCGGGCGGTCAGGGCGCCGACGAGGTGATTTCTGAGGCCGAGGCCATGGCCCGCTACCTGCGTTCGCTCGGGGTCCCGGATTCGCAGATCGTTTTGGAAGACGCGTCGACGACCACGTGGGAGAACCTGATCAATTCGCGTGACCTGATCGCAGGCCTTACCGAGGAGGATAGTCCCCGGTCGGTACTGGTCACGAGCGACTACCACGTATTCCGTCCTGCGATGTACGCTCGAGCAGTCGGCTTCAACGCGGATGGCTTAGGGTCCAAGACCGCCTTCTACTATTTCTCGACGGCTTTTATCCGGGAATTCATCGCTATCTCCCGCAAGTACTGGTGGCCCTATGCGGTCATTATGGGGCTATGGGCGCTGGCGACGGTCGCCATCTACGCTCTAGCGGTTCTTCGCTGA
- the pgk gene encoding phosphoglycerate kinase — translation MRTISTLGDLRGKRVLVRSDFNVPLKDGVITDDGRIRAALPTLKTLTDAGAKVVIMAHLGRPKGKVDPAFSLAPVAKRLAELSGVKVTLASDVVGPSAAQTVADLGEGEIALLENVRFDPRETSKVDEEREELAREYAKLGDAFVSDGFGVVHRKQASVYDIAKVLPSAAGLLVLKEIESLSKVTGDPERPYGVVLGGSKVSDKLGVIANLLKKADMLFIGGGMVFTFLAAQGYSVGKSLLEVDQIDTVKGYIAEAAERGVDLVLPVDVIVAPEFAADAPATVVTVDAIPEDQMGLDIGPESQKLFADKLATAKTVAWNGPMGVFEFDAFAGGTRAVAEALSTGSMFSVIGGGDSAAAVRLLGFDENTFSHISTGGGASLELLEGKVLPGIAVLED, via the coding sequence GTGAGGACCATCTCCACCCTGGGCGACCTGCGCGGCAAGCGCGTCCTCGTCCGCTCCGACTTCAACGTTCCGCTCAAGGACGGCGTCATCACCGACGACGGCCGTATCCGCGCGGCGCTGCCGACCCTCAAGACCCTCACCGACGCCGGTGCCAAGGTTGTCATCATGGCCCACCTCGGCCGCCCCAAGGGCAAGGTCGATCCCGCCTTCTCGCTGGCCCCCGTCGCCAAGCGCCTTGCTGAACTCTCCGGCGTGAAGGTCACCCTGGCCTCCGACGTCGTTGGCCCCTCCGCCGCCCAGACCGTTGCCGACCTGGGCGAGGGCGAGATCGCCCTGCTCGAGAACGTTCGCTTCGACCCCCGCGAGACCTCTAAGGTTGACGAGGAGCGCGAAGAGCTCGCCCGCGAGTACGCCAAGCTCGGCGACGCCTTCGTCTCCGACGGCTTCGGCGTGGTCCACCGCAAGCAGGCCTCCGTCTACGACATCGCCAAGGTGCTGCCCTCGGCCGCCGGCCTGCTCGTGCTCAAGGAGATCGAGTCCCTGTCCAAGGTCACCGGCGACCCCGAGCGTCCCTACGGCGTCGTCCTCGGCGGCTCCAAGGTCTCCGACAAGCTCGGCGTCATCGCCAACCTGCTGAAGAAGGCCGACATGCTGTTCATCGGCGGCGGCATGGTCTTCACTTTCCTGGCCGCTCAGGGCTACTCCGTGGGCAAGTCCCTGCTCGAGGTCGATCAGATCGACACCGTTAAGGGCTACATCGCTGAGGCCGCCGAGCGCGGCGTCGACCTGGTCCTGCCCGTTGACGTCATCGTCGCCCCCGAGTTCGCGGCCGACGCGCCCGCGACCGTCGTCACGGTCGACGCCATCCCCGAGGACCAGATGGGCCTCGACATCGGCCCTGAGTCGCAGAAGCTCTTCGCCGACAAGCTGGCCACCGCCAAGACCGTGGCCTGGAACGGTCCCATGGGCGTCTTCGAGTTCGACGCGTTCGCCGGCGGCACTCGCGCCGTCGCCGAAGCCCTGTCCACGGGCTCCATGTTCTCCGTTATCGGCGGTGGCGACTCCGCCGCGGCCGTGCGCCTGCTCGGCTTCGACGAGAACACCTTCTCCCACATTTCCACTGGCGGCGGCGCCTCCCTCGAGCTCCTCGAGGGCAAGGTTCTGCCCGGTATCGCAGTTCTGGAGGACTGA
- the whiA gene encoding DNA-binding protein WhiA, producing MSLTSDMKDELARAVITTPSEVAAEVSATLRFAGGLHLVGGRILVEAELDSPVAARRLRTYLQALYNAESSVVVVSGSSLRRGKRYVVRVVHKADELARLTGLVDSMRRPVRGLPPVLVASGSAEAAAIWRGAFLARGSLMEPGRSSSLEITCPGPEVALAMVGCARKLGAAARSKEVRGADRVSVRDSDAIGTLIAAMGAPQTFEAWQERRERREARGSANRLANFDDANLRRSARAAVAAGARVERAFEILGDDVPAHLLEAGTLRLQYKQASLEELGKHTNPPLTKDAVAGRIRRLLALADKVAHERGIPDTESALTLDMLEED from the coding sequence GTGTCGCTGACATCAGACATGAAGGACGAGCTCGCGCGCGCCGTCATCACCACCCCCTCCGAGGTGGCCGCCGAGGTAAGCGCGACGCTGCGCTTCGCGGGCGGACTCCACCTCGTCGGTGGGCGCATCCTCGTTGAGGCCGAGCTCGACTCGCCCGTCGCCGCGCGCAGGCTGCGCACCTACCTTCAGGCTCTGTACAACGCCGAATCTTCCGTGGTCGTCGTCTCCGGCTCCTCCCTGCGCCGGGGCAAGCGCTACGTCGTGCGCGTCGTCCACAAGGCTGACGAGCTCGCGCGACTGACCGGTCTCGTCGACTCGATGCGCCGCCCCGTGCGCGGGCTTCCCCCCGTGCTCGTCGCGTCGGGAAGCGCCGAAGCCGCCGCTATCTGGCGTGGAGCCTTCTTAGCACGCGGCTCCCTCATGGAACCCGGTCGCTCCTCCTCTCTCGAGATCACCTGCCCCGGCCCCGAGGTCGCCCTGGCCATGGTCGGCTGCGCACGCAAGCTTGGAGCGGCGGCCCGCTCCAAGGAAGTGCGAGGCGCCGACCGCGTGTCCGTGCGTGACTCCGACGCCATCGGCACCCTCATCGCCGCCATGGGCGCGCCCCAGACCTTCGAGGCGTGGCAGGAGCGCCGCGAACGCCGCGAGGCCCGCGGCAGCGCAAACCGGTTGGCCAACTTTGACGATGCCAACCTGCGGCGCTCCGCGCGCGCCGCCGTCGCCGCGGGTGCCCGCGTCGAACGCGCCTTCGAGATCCTCGGTGACGACGTGCCCGCACACCTGCTTGAGGCCGGCACGCTCCGTCTGCAATACAAGCAGGCATCTCTGGAAGAGCTCGGCAAACACACGAATCCGCCGCTCACGAAGGACGCCGTCGCCGGACGCATCCGCCGACTCCTGGCCCTGGCGGACAAGGTCGCGCACGAACGCGGCATACCGGACACCGAATCCGCCCTCACTCTCGACATGCTCGAAGAGGACTGA
- the secG gene encoding preprotein translocase subunit SecG translates to MTILNNVLTVLIYLTSILLTLTILMHKGQGGGLSDMFGGGISSSAGSSGVAERNLNRITLGTLLVWVICIICYALLVKFGS, encoded by the coding sequence GTGACGATTCTGAACAACGTGCTGACCGTGCTGATCTACCTGACCAGCATCCTGCTGACCCTGACCATTCTGATGCACAAGGGACAGGGCGGTGGCCTGTCGGACATGTTCGGTGGCGGCATCTCTTCTTCCGCGGGCTCTTCGGGCGTCGCTGAGCGTAACCTGAACCGCATCACGCTGGGCACCCTGCTGGTCTGGGTCATCTGCATCATCTGCTACGCGCTTCTGGTTAAGTTCGGCTCCTGA
- the tpiA gene encoding triose-phosphate isomerase, with protein MARTPLMAGNWKMNLDHLEANHLVQGLAMALSDAGHDYSKCEVLVIPPFTDIRTVQTIVDADDLRIKYGAQDVSIHDNGAYTGEISTEMLTKLGVTYVVMGHSERREYHGESDELVGAKARKVFDAGMTPILCCGEALEVRKAGTYVEFVLGQIRAALAGWKAEEVAKIVIAYEPIWAIGTGETASAEDAQEVCGAIRAALAEDFGAETAEATRILYGGSAKPGNIKELMAQPDVDGGLVGGASLKADSFAAMATFYA; from the coding sequence ATGGCACGTACCCCCCTCATGGCCGGCAACTGGAAGATGAACCTCGATCACCTCGAGGCCAACCACCTCGTCCAGGGCCTGGCGATGGCGCTGTCCGACGCGGGACACGACTACTCCAAGTGCGAGGTCCTGGTTATCCCGCCGTTCACCGACATCCGCACCGTCCAGACCATCGTTGACGCCGACGACCTGCGCATCAAGTACGGTGCCCAGGACGTCTCCATCCACGACAACGGCGCCTACACCGGTGAAATCTCCACCGAGATGCTCACCAAGCTCGGCGTCACCTACGTGGTCATGGGCCACTCCGAGCGCCGCGAGTACCACGGCGAGTCCGACGAGCTCGTCGGCGCCAAGGCCCGCAAGGTCTTCGACGCTGGCATGACCCCGATTCTGTGCTGCGGTGAGGCCCTTGAGGTCCGCAAGGCCGGAACCTACGTCGAGTTCGTCCTTGGCCAGATCCGCGCCGCCCTGGCCGGCTGGAAGGCCGAAGAGGTCGCCAAGATCGTCATCGCCTACGAGCCCATCTGGGCCATTGGCACCGGCGAGACCGCATCCGCTGAGGACGCCCAGGAAGTGTGTGGCGCCATCCGCGCCGCCCTGGCCGAGGACTTCGGCGCCGAGACCGCCGAGGCCACCCGCATCCTCTACGGTGGATCCGCTAAGCCCGGCAACATCAAGGAGCTCATGGCCCAGCCCGACGTCGACGGCGGTCTCGTCGGCGGCGCCTCCCTCAAGGCCGATTCCTTCGCCGCCATGGCGACGTTCTACGCCTGA
- the rapZ gene encoding RNase adapter RapZ encodes MTDHAPQEAPRAADAPASSAREENPRTFPEGIPVRDMMRVKYEPRASNEVLIITGYSGAGRTGAARALEDLDWYVVDNLPPSMLPALVGMMSNDPAAGVHRLAVGVDVRSRTFFRTLDATLEQLKGAGIAYRIIFLEASPQALVRRYESNRRPHPLQGAGTLMDGIKAEIRLLAPLRRAADEVIDTSAMSVHDLTRRIRDIVAGEKRPLQVTVESFGFKHGLPLDADHVVDVRFLKNPYWVDELRHLTGKDQAVADYVLSQPGAREFALGYADLLAPMLAGYLAELKPFVTIAVGCTGGKHRSVACSEAIAARLREHGHSVRVMHRDIGRE; translated from the coding sequence ATGACCGATCACGCACCCCAGGAAGCGCCACGCGCCGCGGACGCCCCGGCCTCGTCCGCGAGGGAGGAAAACCCGCGCACCTTCCCCGAGGGCATCCCCGTGCGCGACATGATGCGTGTCAAGTACGAGCCCCGCGCCTCTAACGAAGTCCTCATCATCACCGGCTACTCGGGAGCGGGCCGCACGGGCGCCGCGCGAGCCCTCGAAGACCTCGACTGGTACGTCGTGGACAACCTGCCCCCGTCGATGCTGCCCGCCCTGGTCGGCATGATGTCCAACGACCCCGCTGCCGGCGTACACCGCCTGGCCGTCGGCGTCGACGTGCGTTCTCGCACCTTCTTCCGCACGCTGGACGCGACCCTCGAACAACTCAAGGGAGCCGGCATCGCCTACCGCATCATCTTCCTGGAGGCAAGCCCCCAGGCCCTTGTGCGACGCTACGAGTCCAACCGGCGCCCCCACCCCCTCCAGGGGGCGGGCACCCTCATGGACGGCATCAAGGCAGAGATTCGTCTGCTTGCCCCGCTGCGCCGCGCCGCCGACGAGGTCATCGACACCTCCGCCATGAGCGTGCACGACCTCACCCGACGCATCCGAGACATCGTGGCGGGGGAGAAGCGCCCCCTGCAGGTCACCGTCGAGTCCTTCGGTTTCAAGCACGGGCTGCCCCTCGACGCCGATCACGTCGTCGACGTCCGCTTCCTGAAGAACCCCTACTGGGTCGACGAACTGCGTCACCTCACCGGAAAAGACCAGGCCGTCGCCGACTACGTCCTCTCCCAGCCCGGTGCCCGCGAATTCGCTCTCGGCTATGCCGACTTGTTGGCCCCCATGCTCGCCGGCTATCTGGCAGAATTGAAGCCATTCGTCACGATCGCCGTCGGCTGCACGGGCGGAAAGCACCGCTCCGTCGCATGCTCCGAGGCCATCGCCGCTCGCTTGCGCGAGCACGGACATTCGGTGCGCGTCATGCACCGCGACATTGGGAGAGAGTAA
- the yvcK gene encoding uridine diphosphate-N-acetylglucosamine-binding protein YvcK, which produces MPYLDAAGWVQRGESGQSIVALGGGHGLSATLRALRHITRALTAVVTVADDGGSSGRLRQEMPILPPGDLRMALASLCEESEWGLTWRDVMQLRLDTTGPLNGHALGNLLISGLWQLLDDPVEGLDWVGRLLGAQGRVLPMSTTPIDIEADMNDGGRRYVVAGQSKVAVAPGTVEHVRITPEAPAVPGAVIEAISEADWVVLGPGSWYTSVIPHLLVPEINRALATTDAHRALVLNLARQRGETDTMSTADHVRVLREYAPALKLDVVVADPTACDDIDDLIVAAEELGARVLLRQVRTGDGAPHHDPLRLAAALRDAFDGFLGEVGQAETWLP; this is translated from the coding sequence ATGCCCTACCTTGATGCAGCTGGCTGGGTCCAACGAGGAGAATCCGGCCAGTCCATCGTCGCCCTCGGAGGCGGACACGGCCTGTCCGCGACCCTGCGGGCCCTTCGCCACATCACCCGCGCCCTGACCGCCGTCGTCACAGTCGCCGACGACGGCGGCAGCTCCGGCCGCCTCCGCCAGGAAATGCCGATCCTGCCGCCCGGCGACCTGCGCATGGCGCTGGCGTCCCTGTGTGAGGAATCCGAATGGGGCCTGACATGGCGCGACGTCATGCAGCTGCGCCTGGACACGACCGGCCCGCTCAACGGGCACGCCCTCGGTAACCTGTTGATCTCCGGCCTCTGGCAGCTCCTCGACGATCCCGTCGAGGGCCTCGACTGGGTCGGCCGACTCCTCGGGGCTCAGGGACGCGTCCTGCCCATGTCGACCACCCCGATCGACATCGAAGCCGACATGAACGACGGCGGGCGCCGCTACGTCGTCGCCGGCCAGTCCAAAGTCGCGGTCGCGCCCGGCACCGTCGAGCACGTGCGCATCACCCCCGAGGCTCCCGCGGTGCCCGGCGCCGTCATCGAGGCCATCTCTGAGGCCGACTGGGTCGTCCTGGGCCCCGGCTCCTGGTACACCTCCGTTATCCCGCACCTGCTGGTTCCCGAGATCAACCGAGCGCTGGCCACGACCGACGCCCACCGTGCTCTCGTGCTCAACCTCGCCCGCCAGCGCGGCGAAACCGACACGATGTCGACGGCCGATCACGTGCGGGTGCTGCGCGAGTACGCGCCCGCGCTCAAACTCGACGTCGTCGTCGCCGACCCCACCGCCTGCGACGACATCGACGACCTGATCGTCGCCGCCGAGGAGCTGGGCGCTCGCGTCCTGCTGCGCCAGGTGCGCACCGGCGACGGGGCGCCCCACCACGACCCGCTGCGCCTCGCCGCAGCCCTACGTGACGCATTCGACGGCTTCCTCGGGGAGGTCGGCCAGGCCGAAACGTGGTTACCTTAG
- the gap gene encoding type I glyceraldehyde-3-phosphate dehydrogenase: protein MTTRVGINGFGRIGRNFFRAALEQGADIEVVAVNDLTDNKTLAHLLKYDSITGRFQGEVSYDDEGIIVNGKHIKVLAQRNPADLPWGELGVEVVVESTGFFTDGEKAKAHLDGGAKKVVISAPAKNVDGTFVMGVNEDKYDGATMNIVSNASCTTNCLAPLAKVLEENFGIERGIMTTIHSYTGDQRVLDAPHKDLRRARAAALNMIPTKTGAAQAVALVLPELEGKFDGLAVRVPTPTGSLTDLTFIAKKEVSVEAVKAAVKAAAEGELKGVLEYTEDPIVSSDIVGDPHTSIFDATETKVIGNLVKVLSWYDNEWGYSNALVRLTALVGSKLA from the coding sequence GTGACCACCCGCGTTGGCATCAACGGCTTCGGCCGCATCGGCCGTAACTTCTTCCGCGCAGCTCTCGAGCAGGGCGCGGACATTGAGGTCGTCGCCGTTAACGACCTGACCGACAACAAGACCCTTGCTCACCTGCTGAAGTACGACTCGATCACGGGTCGCTTCCAGGGTGAGGTGTCCTACGATGACGAGGGCATCATCGTCAACGGCAAGCACATCAAGGTGCTCGCACAGCGTAACCCCGCCGATCTGCCCTGGGGCGAGCTCGGCGTTGAGGTTGTCGTCGAGTCCACGGGCTTCTTCACCGATGGCGAGAAGGCCAAGGCTCACCTGGACGGCGGTGCCAAGAAGGTCGTCATCTCCGCTCCCGCGAAGAACGTCGACGGCACCTTCGTCATGGGCGTGAACGAGGACAAGTACGACGGCGCCACGATGAACATCGTGTCGAACGCTTCCTGCACGACCAACTGCCTCGCCCCCCTGGCCAAGGTTCTCGAGGAGAACTTCGGCATCGAGCGCGGCATCATGACCACCATCCACTCCTACACGGGCGATCAGCGCGTCCTCGACGCCCCCCACAAGGATCTGCGTCGCGCCCGCGCCGCGGCCCTGAACATGATCCCCACCAAGACCGGTGCTGCCCAGGCTGTCGCCCTGGTCCTGCCCGAGCTCGAGGGCAAGTTCGACGGCCTCGCCGTCCGCGTCCCCACCCCGACCGGCTCCCTGACCGACCTCACCTTCATCGCGAAGAAGGAGGTCTCCGTCGAGGCCGTCAAGGCTGCCGTGAAGGCCGCCGCTGAGGGTGAGCTCAAGGGTGTTCTCGAGTACACCGAGGATCCGATCGTTTCCTCCGACATCGTGGGCGACCCGCACACCTCGATCTTCGACGCCACCGAGACCAAGGTCATCGGCAACCTCGTCAAGGTCCTGTCCTGGTACGACAACGAGTGGGGCTACTCGAACGCTCTCGTTCGCCTCACCGCCCTCGTCGGCTCCAAGCTCGCCTGA